The genomic window GCGGCATGGTGCGCATCCAGAAGGGGGCAACAGGAGCACGCAACTACACACAATGCGACTCGCTGCTGATTGGCGACCAGTGCGGTGCGCATACCTTTCCTTACATCGAAGTGAAGAATGCGACCGCGCACATGGAGCACGAGGCCTCCACCTCGAAGATTGGTGAAGACCAGCTCTTTTACCTGCAACAGCGCGGTCTGAACCGCGAGGATGCTGTCTCCATGATCGTGAATGGGTTTTGCAAACAGGTCTTCCGCGAACTGCCAATGGAATTTGCCGTGGAAGCACAGAAGCTGCTGGGTGTAAGCCTGGAAGGCAGCGTGGGTTGAGGAGAGACGATGAGTTTGCTGGAAATCCGTAATTTGCATGTCGCCGTGGATGGACACGAGATCCTGAAGGGGATCAACCTGACCGTTGGTCCGGGCGAGGTCCATTCCATCATGGGGCCGAATGGATCGGGAAAAAGCACGCTGGCCCAGGTACTCTCACGCCGGGAAGCTTACGAAGTCACCGCAGGGGAAGTCCTCTTCCAGGGAAAAGACCTGCTGGCCATGAAGCCGGAAGAGGCCGCCTGCGAAGGCGTCTTTCTCGCATTCCAATATCCGGTGGAAATTCCTGGCATCAGCAACGCCTACTTTCTCCGTAGCGCCCTCAATGCGGTACGCAAATATCGCGGTCTGGACGAAATGGACGCAATGGATTTTCTTCCCTTCTATCGTGAGCGGCTCAAGCTGCTTGAGATGGACGAAAAACTGATGAACCGCTCCGTAAATGAGGGGTTCTCAGGCGGTGAGAAAAAGCGGAATGAAATTCTGCAGATGGCAGTGCTGGAGCCGAAGCTCGCGATCCTCGACGAAACCGACTCCGGACTCGACATTGACGCGCTGCGCATTGTGGCCCAGGGGGTGAATGCACTGCGCAGCCCGGAACGCTCCATGCTGGTCATCACGCACTATCAGCGGCTGTTGAATTACATTGTGCCGGATTTTGTCCACGTGCTGGTGGACGGGCGCATCGTGCGCTCGGGCGGCGCCGAGCTTGCGCTGGAGCTGGAAGAAAAAGGCTACGGCTGGATCGAAACAGAAGCGGTCTCCGCATAAGAGGAAGAACCATGGCAGTACAAGTGGCCCAGCTCGAAAGCTATCTTGAAGCATTCACTGATTTCACACGGCAGAGGCCATCGGAAACTCCGGCATGGCTGCGTGATCTGCGCGAATCTGCCTTTGCCCGCTTTTGCGAGACTGGCTTTCCTACCACGCGCAATGAAGACTGGCGCTTTACCAACCTCGCCTCGCTTGTCCGGACCCCATTTCGCCTGCCGAGAGAAGAAGAGACAACCCCTCTTCAGCAGAAGCACACAGCAGCCTGGCAGATTTCCGGCGCTGCTGCCCGACTCATCTTCATCAATGGCCACTATCACCCAGGTCTTTCCACGCTGGAAAGACTGCCTGCGGGCATCAAGCTCTGTGGCCTGCGCCAGGCCATTCGCGATGCAGAGCCGGTGCTCTCCCGGCACCTTGGACGTTACGTCAACATCACACGCGATCCATTCTGCGCCCTGAACACGGCCTTCATGGAGGACGGTGCTTTCCTGCTCCTGCCTCGCAACACGGTTGCGGATGCTCCCATCCATCTGCTCTTTGTCTCGACCGCATCTGAGGTCCCGCTCATGACGCATCCGCGAAATCTCATCATCGTCGAAGAGCAGGCCCAGATTTCGATTGTGGAAGAGTATGTTTCATTTGGAGAAGAAGTCCCGGCCTTCTCGAACGCGGTCACAGAGCTTGTCGCAGGTGAAAACGCAACTGTGATCCATACTCTTATCGAACACGAACACGGACAGGCCTTCAATTTTTCCACCTTACGCATCGAGCAGGCGCGCAGCGCGAACGTCGCTTCGCATTCACTGCTGCTGGGCGGCGGCCTGGTGCGCAACAATGTGCATCCCGTACTTGCCGGCGAAGGCGGCGAGTGCCTCATCAATGGGCTCTTTATCGGCAGCGGCCACCAGCACCTGGACAACTATATGCAGGTCGAACACGCCAAGCCACACTGCGCCAGCCGCCAGTTCTATAACGGCATTCTTGACGGGCAGTCGCATGGAGTCTTTCATGGGCGCATTATCGTACACAAGGATGCCCAGAAGACCGACGCCAAACAGACCAACCGCAATCTTCTGCTCTCGGATGCGGCACAGATTGACACCAAGCCTCAACTCGAAATCTACGCAGACGACGTGAAATGCACCCACGGCGCCACCATCGGGCAGATTGAAGAAAATGCCCTCTTCTACCTGCAATCACGCGGCATTGCAGAACCAGAAGCGCGTCGACTCCTGCTGGGGGCCTTTGCCGGGGAATGCCTGGAGCGCATCGCCGAGGGCCCATTACGCGCTTACGCTGAGGCTGCACTCGAACAACGCCTGACCACGCTTGCCGGCAACAGTCGCACCAGCGGGTCCGGCAATTTTGCCAGCCGCAACTGGGAGGAATTGGGATGAGTGCCACTGCCGGAGTCGCCACTACCGCCGCCTATGATGTGGAAGCCATCCGGGCCGACTTCCCGATTCTGCGCGAACAGGTCTACGGGCGACCTCTCGTGTATCTGGACAATGCTGCGACCACCCAGAAACCCACTGCGGTCATCGATGCGCTGGTGCGCTACTACCATCACAGCAACGCAAATATCCATCGCGGTGTGCATCTGCTCTCAGAACGCGCGACAGAGGACTATGAAGCAGCGCGGGCCACAGTGCAATCGTTTCTCCACGCCCGGGAGGCACGCGAGATTGTCTTCACCCGTGGTGCGACAGAGGGCATCAACCTCGTTGCCCAGACCTATGGCCGTAGCAAGGTCGGCCCGGGAGACGAGGTCCTGATCACCGCCATGGAGCACCACTCCAATATTGTTCCCTGGCAAATGCTGTGCCAGGAAAAGGAAGCACACCTGCGCGTTGTGCCCATTAACGACTTCGGCGAACTTGATTTGGATGAGTTCCGCAGATTGCTCACCCCGCGGACAAAAATCGTGGCCGCAGCGCACGTCTCCAATGCGCTCGGGACCATCAATCCCGTGCGGGAGATCATTTCGATGGCCCACGCTGCGGGCGCCTGCGTGCTGCTCGATGGCGCACAGGCCGTGCCCCATCTTCCGGTCCATGTGCAAGAGCTGGACTGCGATTTTTATGCTTTTTCCGGACACAAGGTCTATGGGCCAACCGGCATCGGCGCGCTTTATGGCAAGGCCGAGCTGCTGGAATCCATGCCCCCTTACCAGGGTGGCGGGGACATGATCAGCTCCGTTACTTTTGAAAAGACCCTCTACAACAAAATTCCTTATAAATTTGAAGCGGGCACCCCGGACATTGCCGGGGCCATTGGTCTCGGCGCCGCGCTGGACTATGTGCTTCAACTGGGTCTCAAAAAAATCGGAGTGCACGAACACCAGCTTCTGCAATACGCCGCAAGTCAGATTGCGGCCGTCCCAGGCGTTCGCATTGTAGGCACCGCGCGCGAGAAAGCCGGCGTGCTCTCTTTTGTGATGGAAGGCGTCCACCCGCACGATATCGGCACGATCCTTGATCGCGAAGGCGTCGCCGTACGTACAGGACACCACTGTGCGCAACCCGTGATGGAGATCTTCCATGTCCCAGCCACTGTGCGCGCCTCGTTTGCTCTTTACAACACCAAGCAGGAAATAGACGTTCTGCTACAAAGCATCGAAAAGGTAAAGGAGATCCTGGGCTGATGGGCGAGCTCCGCGACTTATATCAAGAAGTGATTCTTGAGCACTCCAAAGCGCCGCGTAATTATCGCGAGCTGGCCTCGCCCTCGGCCCGAGCCGAAGGCTTCAATCCGCTTTGCGGCGACCGCTGCGCCGTCTACCTTTCGCTGAAAGACGATGTCATTGAGGACATTGCCTTTCAGGGGTCCGGCTGCGCCATTTCCCGTGCATCGGCTTCCATGATGACGCAGAGCCTCAAAGGCAAAACGACACGCGAAGCAAAACAACTCTACGAACAGTTCCACGCTATGGTCACCGGCGAAAATACCGCCGGTTCAGACCAGATCGGCAAGCTTGCCGTGTTTGCGGGGGTCTCCGAGTTTCCTGCCCGCGTCAAGTGCGCCACACTGGCCTGGCACACTTTCATGGCCGCGCTGCACGGCGAGCAGCAGCCTGTCACTACCGAGTAGAGAGACCAGCCATGATGGACCACATCCAGCTCAACCGCGATTGCGCTGTCATCGCTGTTCCCAGCGGCCAGCGCGAAACCCTGCCCGCAGGCACTGCTGTACGCATCATGCAGTCGCGCGGCGGCAGCTTTACCGTTACAACGGAACGTTATGCCGTATACCGCATCGACGGCGCCGACGCCGATGCTCTTGGCCTTGCGCCTCCCGGCGGCATGGCGGCACAACCACATCCACAAGGGCCTCTCACTGAGGAGATGGTTTGGGAAACGCTGAAGACTGTCTATGACCCGGAAATTCCCGTAAACGTGGTCGACCTCGGTCTGATCTACTCTTGCCAGATCCGACCACACGAAGAGGGCGGCAAGACCATAGCGGTGCGCATGGGATTGACCTCACCCACCTGCGGTATGAGCAATGTGTTGAAGGCCGATGTGGAAACCCGGCTTCTGCGTCTTCCTGAAGTGAAGGAAGCGCAGGTCGAAGTGGCCTTTGACCCACCCTGGGACCGTAGCCGCATGTCAGAAGCTGCTCGGCTCCAGCTCGGACTTGACCTGGACGACACCCGGCGACCAGGCTATGTCCGTATCTCCTGAAGATTTTTCGGTGTCATGTTTTGTCACCAGAAACTACCCGAGTTCTGGGAAAGCTGTGATGCGTAATTTGGCCGCAGCATAAGGGACGAGCGTAATCTGCTGCTCCGGCTCGGTGCTTTTTACAGGGCTTTCCGGGACCGGATTGGCGACGTTGTCTTCGCCTACCCATGAGGGCACCTGCCGGGCCTTGACCTGCAACCTGACCGGCGCTCCGTCTTTGCGAAACGGAGAGCTGGTGACATTGCCCTCCACCGTAGCGACGGATCCGGAAATATTTTCGGGGTTAATTGCGAGAGCATAGTTCCACTCTGAGGTGGGATAGACCTGCCAGTCCGCAGTCATGCCACGTGTGCGCAGTTTGAGCCAGTCCTCACCAATGCTGTAGGAAAAGACCAGCGGCCCGCGCTCCAGACTCACCGAGTTGTGATATCCGCGAGACGCGCGCGTGGTCATGGGGAAAAGGACTTCCACCTGGTCTCCCTTGCTCCAGGTCCGTTCAATCCGGGCAAAGGTTCCCGGCCGCGGGTTGCCGTCCACGGGCCTTCCATTCACTTGAATGCTCGTATTCTCTGCCCAGGATGGAATGCGCAGCAACAGCGGAAATGCGAGCGGTGATGCCGGATGAATGATCAGGCGCACCGTCTCGCGGAATGGATACTCGGTCTGCTGCTGCACATGAACAGGCGTGTTCCGGATGATCGTGTGAACTTCACAGGGAGCATACGCGGTGGCTGCAAGTCCATCGTCATTAGAGAGCATGAAGAGGCTCGCCGTAAATTTTGGCCATCCTTGACCAAAATTTGCGGTGCAGCAGCCGAAATTCGGGTCCAACCCGTAGAGGTTTGACTCCGGGCCGTCCGTGGTCCAGGGTTCTTTTTGCAGGCTTACGGTAATCTGATTGGGCTGCTGATTGTATTGGTGTGCCCACATATCATCGGTAAAGGCGCCAGGAAGTGCATTGAATGCTATCTTTTCCAGACGGTCTCCAAGCGATGCTTCTCCAGTAATCGCAAGAGACTGCTCCAGAGAAAACATGGCTTCAACGACGGTGCACAGCTCGGTGCCCTGAGACGGATTGCGTCCGGCCAGGTGCTCGTCGGCGGAAAAGATGCCGTTGGGCAAGCCATGATAACGGTCCAGCTCTTGGAGCATGTGAAAGATGGCGCTCCGGTCGGTCGGGTCCTGCGAGAGGAGCCATCGGACAGGCGACATTTTGATGGCCATTGCAACGTTGACGCCATGTGTCTGCATCGCCCGGTCGGTGAGCGGAGAGTTTGGCGTCAGACCGATGGCCTCCGGCGTAGTGCGCTGCGTATATTTGAAGTCTGCAAACTCTGCCTGCCAGTCAAAGCCCTGTTGCTGTAGCAGTCGAAAGAGATGAAGCAGTTTGGCATCTCCGGTGCGGTTGTAGAGCCAGATGACAGCAAGCGCTTCATCATGCCAGCGATACTTCCCCCAGTCGCGGAGCGGGCGCGAAGGCATGGTCTCGCTCTGGTAGGCAAAGTATCTTGATAACACCGGAACCACCCG from Pseudacidobacterium ailaaui includes these protein-coding regions:
- a CDS encoding beta-L-arabinofuranosidase domain-containing protein — translated: MASISKNTFGAGTRIEGQRAWNSTAPLKNRAPLAQNAFYALPLGSIRPAGWLRDQLLVQAHGLAGHLDETWPDVGPNSGWLGGTGESWERGPYYLDGLVPLAYLLEDTRLKAKAQKFLDWTLENTASDGMIGPKSNNDWWPRMVMAKVLTQYQEASGDPRVVPVLSRYFAYQSETMPSRPLRDWGKYRWHDEALAVIWLYNRTGDAKLLHLFRLLQQQGFDWQAEFADFKYTQRTTPEAIGLTPNSPLTDRAMQTHGVNVAMAIKMSPVRWLLSQDPTDRSAIFHMLQELDRYHGLPNGIFSADEHLAGRNPSQGTELCTVVEAMFSLEQSLAITGEASLGDRLEKIAFNALPGAFTDDMWAHQYNQQPNQITVSLQKEPWTTDGPESNLYGLDPNFGCCTANFGQGWPKFTASLFMLSNDDGLAATAYAPCEVHTIIRNTPVHVQQQTEYPFRETVRLIIHPASPLAFPLLLRIPSWAENTSIQVNGRPVDGNPRPGTFARIERTWSKGDQVEVLFPMTTRASRGYHNSVSLERGPLVFSYSIGEDWLKLRTRGMTADWQVYPTSEWNYALAINPENISGSVATVEGNVTSSPFRKDGAPVRLQVKARQVPSWVGEDNVANPVPESPVKSTEPEQQITLVPYAAAKLRITAFPELG
- the sufT gene encoding putative Fe-S cluster assembly protein SufT, with protein sequence MMDHIQLNRDCAVIAVPSGQRETLPAGTAVRIMQSRGGSFTVTTERYAVYRIDGADADALGLAPPGGMAAQPHPQGPLTEEMVWETLKTVYDPEIPVNVVDLGLIYSCQIRPHEEGGKTIAVRMGLTSPTCGMSNVLKADVETRLLRLPEVKEAQVEVAFDPPWDRSRMSEAARLQLGLDLDDTRRPGYVRIS
- the sufU gene encoding Fe-S cluster assembly sulfur transfer protein SufU: MGELRDLYQEVILEHSKAPRNYRELASPSARAEGFNPLCGDRCAVYLSLKDDVIEDIAFQGSGCAISRASASMMTQSLKGKTTREAKQLYEQFHAMVTGENTAGSDQIGKLAVFAGVSEFPARVKCATLAWHTFMAALHGEQQPVTTE
- the sufD gene encoding Fe-S cluster assembly protein SufD yields the protein MAVQVAQLESYLEAFTDFTRQRPSETPAWLRDLRESAFARFCETGFPTTRNEDWRFTNLASLVRTPFRLPREEETTPLQQKHTAAWQISGAAARLIFINGHYHPGLSTLERLPAGIKLCGLRQAIRDAEPVLSRHLGRYVNITRDPFCALNTAFMEDGAFLLLPRNTVADAPIHLLFVSTASEVPLMTHPRNLIIVEEQAQISIVEEYVSFGEEVPAFSNAVTELVAGENATVIHTLIEHEHGQAFNFSTLRIEQARSANVASHSLLLGGGLVRNNVHPVLAGEGGECLINGLFIGSGHQHLDNYMQVEHAKPHCASRQFYNGILDGQSHGVFHGRIIVHKDAQKTDAKQTNRNLLLSDAAQIDTKPQLEIYADDVKCTHGATIGQIEENALFYLQSRGIAEPEARRLLLGAFAGECLERIAEGPLRAYAEAALEQRLTTLAGNSRTSGSGNFASRNWEELG
- the sufC gene encoding Fe-S cluster assembly ATPase SufC, translated to MSLLEIRNLHVAVDGHEILKGINLTVGPGEVHSIMGPNGSGKSTLAQVLSRREAYEVTAGEVLFQGKDLLAMKPEEAACEGVFLAFQYPVEIPGISNAYFLRSALNAVRKYRGLDEMDAMDFLPFYRERLKLLEMDEKLMNRSVNEGFSGGEKKRNEILQMAVLEPKLAILDETDSGLDIDALRIVAQGVNALRSPERSMLVITHYQRLLNYIVPDFVHVLVDGRIVRSGGAELALELEEKGYGWIETEAVSA
- a CDS encoding SufS family cysteine desulfurase; its protein translation is MSATAGVATTAAYDVEAIRADFPILREQVYGRPLVYLDNAATTQKPTAVIDALVRYYHHSNANIHRGVHLLSERATEDYEAARATVQSFLHAREAREIVFTRGATEGINLVAQTYGRSKVGPGDEVLITAMEHHSNIVPWQMLCQEKEAHLRVVPINDFGELDLDEFRRLLTPRTKIVAAAHVSNALGTINPVREIISMAHAAGACVLLDGAQAVPHLPVHVQELDCDFYAFSGHKVYGPTGIGALYGKAELLESMPPYQGGGDMISSVTFEKTLYNKIPYKFEAGTPDIAGAIGLGAALDYVLQLGLKKIGVHEHQLLQYAASQIAAVPGVRIVGTAREKAGVLSFVMEGVHPHDIGTILDREGVAVRTGHHCAQPVMEIFHVPATVRASFALYNTKQEIDVLLQSIEKVKEILG